From the Clostridium sp. Marseille-P299 genome, one window contains:
- a CDS encoding glycosyltransferase family 4 protein, translated as MKILIVRSFAQIVNLKTYNLQEIGMAKGLVKQGHICDIVYYNGKNKDKEQVLTFEDNVCVKVFWLRGYSIFRDGIMPSLKKLVSQYDKIIFDSYNAITSLWAIKKIPAKCIIYQGPYPSKYTKNYVRKTKIIDKLFYSFIDKNSIHIMTKSGLAKDFLTQKGFTNIDVVGVGLNTDSLTNGNIDRKKMDEIISVIEKFKNNGILGLYIGVLEERRNILFMLDCMKELKRIAPYYKLLIIGKGSDEYERKCQEYIVNKGLEKNVLLIKKVEQAYLKCVYNRADFFLFPTQYEIYGMVLLEAMYFGLPVFTTYNGGSSTMITDSNGIILKNEDALIWAKKINLIINNAEKRRNISMEAHRTIEKNFTWEVMTKHIIEVLKQM; from the coding sequence ATGAAGATATTAATTGTTCGTTCGTTTGCCCAGATAGTAAATTTGAAGACATACAATTTACAAGAAATTGGAATGGCAAAGGGATTGGTCAAACAGGGACATATATGTGATATTGTATATTACAATGGTAAAAATAAAGACAAAGAACAGGTTCTAACATTTGAAGATAACGTTTGTGTTAAGGTATTTTGGCTTAGGGGATATTCAATTTTTCGTGATGGAATTATGCCATCATTGAAGAAGTTGGTTTCTCAATATGATAAGATTATTTTTGATAGTTATAATGCAATTACATCTTTGTGGGCGATAAAGAAGATACCTGCAAAATGCATTATTTATCAAGGCCCGTACCCTTCAAAATACACTAAAAATTATGTGAGAAAGACCAAAATAATAGACAAGTTGTTTTATAGTTTTATTGATAAGAATAGCATACATATTATGACGAAAAGTGGGTTAGCTAAAGATTTTTTGACTCAAAAAGGTTTTACAAACATAGATGTTGTTGGAGTAGGGCTGAATACTGATAGTTTGACAAATGGTAATATTGATAGAAAAAAAATGGATGAAATTATCTCTGTGATAGAAAAATTCAAGAATAATGGTATTTTGGGATTATATATAGGAGTTCTCGAAGAACGAAGGAATATATTATTTATGCTTGATTGCATGAAAGAATTGAAAAGGATCGCCCCTTATTACAAGTTGTTGATTATCGGGAAGGGTTCAGATGAATATGAAAGAAAATGCCAGGAATATATTGTTAACAAAGGGCTAGAAAAAAATGTGTTACTTATAAAAAAAGTAGAACAAGCATATTTAAAATGTGTTTATAACCGCGCTGATTTTTTCTTATTTCCAACACAATATGAAATTTATGGGATGGTCTTGTTAGAGGCGATGTATTTTGGATTACCAGTTTTTACCACATACAACGGTGGTTCTAGCACGATGATAACAGACAGTAATGGTATTATATTGAAGAATGAAGATGCACTAATATGGGCAAAGAAAATTAATTTAATTATCAATAATGCAGAGAAACGAAGAAATATCTCAATGGAAGCACATAGAACAATCGAGAAAAATTTTACATGGGAAGTGATGACAAAACATATTATCGAAGTTTTAAAACAGATGTAA
- a CDS encoding DUF6625 family protein — MKTIAFIVPYICKGKQLPNYFQLWLETCRYNPTIDFLIFTDDKTVYDYPKNTKIHYVTFEFLKELFQKNFDFEINLEKPYKFCDFKPAYGEIFSEYLKGYDFWGHCDIDLFFGNIRNFITEEILQKYNRIYTRGHCCLYKNEAEVNGWYRNLPRCEFQFYKDVFMQETGCCFDEWAGHCGGGLSQIISANNIEQYDEPDMADLDISKNYFKVNRWERLSKDLIFEFDSGQLFACSNGVKKETIYVHFQKRPLIMLSKNKKHFFFVAPGYVVDNIGEIKKVFCILNKMKFLFNYYWKKSKTKMNLGRRPIC, encoded by the coding sequence TTGAAAACGATAGCTTTTATTGTGCCATATATTTGCAAGGGAAAACAGTTACCGAATTATTTTCAGTTGTGGTTGGAAACATGCCGTTATAATCCAACAATCGATTTTTTAATATTCACAGATGATAAAACAGTATATGATTATCCGAAGAATACTAAGATACATTATGTGACATTTGAGTTTCTAAAAGAGTTATTTCAAAAGAACTTTGATTTTGAAATCAACTTAGAAAAACCTTACAAATTTTGTGATTTTAAACCTGCATATGGTGAAATATTTTCTGAATATTTAAAAGGTTATGATTTTTGGGGACATTGTGATATTGATTTATTTTTTGGGAATATTAGGAATTTTATAACGGAAGAAATTTTGCAAAAATATAATCGTATATATACACGTGGTCATTGTTGTTTATATAAAAATGAGGCAGAAGTTAATGGGTGGTATCGTAATTTACCTCGTTGTGAATTTCAATTTTATAAAGATGTGTTCATGCAAGAAACAGGCTGTTGCTTTGATGAATGGGCTGGACATTGTGGAGGAGGCTTGTCTCAGATTATTTCTGCAAATAATATTGAGCAATATGACGAACCAGATATGGCTGATTTGGATATTTCAAAAAATTATTTTAAAGTAAATAGATGGGAAAGATTGAGTAAAGACTTAATTTTTGAATTTGATAGTGGGCAGTTATTCGCTTGCAGTAATGGAGTAAAGAAGGAAACAATTTATGTACATTTTCAAAAGAGACCATTGATAATGCTTTCAAAAAACAAAAAACACTTTTTCTTTGTAGCACCTGGATATGTAGTTGATAACATTGGAGAAATAAAAAAGGTATTTTGCATACTAAATAAAATGAAATTTCTATTTAACTATTATTGGAAAAAAAGTAAAACAAAAATGAATTTAGGCAGGAGACCGATATGCTAG